Sequence from the Calorimonas adulescens genome:
TCACAGGATTCCTTTGTCAAATAGTTGCCGCCCAAAATTATTTTTACTCTGTTTCTTATGCCTGCATCTACGAAAGCATCCACAATCTCTTTCATAGAGTCTATGGTGGATGTCAGCACTCCACTCAAGCCAACGATATCAGGTTTGTATTCGATGGCTCCTTTCAAAAACCTTTCTTTTGTCACATCTACCCCCAGGTCTATTGTCTCAAATCCATTTGCTTCCATCATACCTTTAAAGATATCCTTACCTATATCGTGCAAATCACCCTTTACTGTCCCTATAATAATTTTCCCCATTTTTTTGTTGCTGTTACAATAAAATTGCTGCTTTACCTCTTCAAGTTCAAGAACTTCCTTGAAAATGATGCCGGCCATGATTAAATCGGCTATGAAGTACTTTTGATTTTCATATAATATCCCCACTCTTTTTACGCCTTCTTTTACCAGGTCCAACAGCACCAGCGGTTCCATTCCTGAATTCAGCGCTCTGGTGGCCAGCTTCATAACCTTGTCTTCGTCCAGGTCCTCCACTGATTTTATAATCATATCATCCAGTGTTATGAGATTTCTCACGTTTTCTT
This genomic interval carries:
- a CDS encoding cobalamin B12-binding domain-containing protein, translated to MRNLITLDDMIIKSVEDLDEDKVMKLATRALNSGMEPLVLLDLVKEGVKRVGILYENQKYFIADLIMAGIIFKEVLELEEVKQQFYCNSNKKMGKIIIGTVKGDLHDIGKDIFKGMMEANGFETIDLGVDVTKERFLKGAIEYKPDIVGLSGVLTSTIDSMKEIVDAFVDAGIRNRVKIILGGNYLTKESCDYIGADCFTNDASLGVKLCKEMLGKI